One genomic segment of Zingiber officinale cultivar Zhangliang unplaced genomic scaffold, Zo_v1.1 ctg224, whole genome shotgun sequence includes these proteins:
- the LOC122036913 gene encoding ubiquitin carboxyl-terminal hydrolase 23-like: MAEGASISVTAQLEALFHRRIEFHPNRKPLSSFPNGDFRLETLNPSSGPGTSAEKIGGVSMPSKENRSVESEFYEFGFDQELSCRITFRRIGAGLANLGNTCFLNSVLQCLTYTEPFAAYLQSGKHKSSCHTAGFCAMCALQNHVITALQSSGKIVSPSHLVKNLRCVSRSFQNSRQEDAHEYMVNLLESMHKCCLPSGVPSESPSAYEKSLVHKIFGGRLQSQVKCMRCNYSSNKFDPFLDLSLEIVKADSLLKALAHYTKVEQLDGGQKQYQCQNCKEKVKALKQLTIYKAPHVLTIHLKRFYSHDPGQKIDKKVEFEPSLDLKPFVSDQQGGNLKYTLYGVLVHAGWSTRSGHYYCYVRTSSGLWHSLDDNQVHQVSEKTVLAQKAYMLFYVRNRSSIPKGFENLFCKDRANQNGKKLIPQSSLVLNGVVQNGLTEKCHSPMEPTSSQLQISSAVAHSASAMNVSSNELSTQMLSPLLNGGTSKNKIPELQNNNQVLGVKLSTLKDGSSIKKGLQQTSAPFSKSPVKLPVEKVLKEVDEVSVAEKGLFQVAVENSFSDLPQNVDGEDERSHASCRPLQCAHQNGHSSNLQSEEDNAKQENLAPSVKMLKKLHNPMKLRRLAKYAQKGLPFGRSFLASLNLSVIQRSKKNKKFHLRLKDSQKHECVRQKDQALPTSGAVNNVSAGKGSSSKHSRSEMIKGSIDQAMKIRNYCNESFDHADKKEEVTEKDETLSPELPISSSNSTIKSLNSRLTVENEEVNGKDVIFAPQLPIISSNPTEKSVNSRVTFAGDQVRLQKDFRNMLMMGLEISVPRWDDAKLHKLSQNGLESSRSTSIGYVLDEWNEEYDRGKRKKLRKSLQSFDGPNLFQQTANQKARQNFKAKFETEQSANQPFRIC; the protein is encoded by the exons ATGGCGGAGGGGGCGTCCATCTCCGTCACGGCTCAGTTGGAAGCCTTGTTCCATAGGAGGATCGAGTTCCATCCCAATCGGAAGCCGTTGTCTTCCTTTCCCAACGGGGATTTCCGCCTCGAGACTCTGAACCCCAGCTCGGGTCCCGGTACATCTGCAGAGAAAATAGGAGGAGTCTCCATGCCGTCGAAGGAGAATCGATCGGTGGAGTCGGAGTTTTACGAGTTTGGATTCGATCAAGAGCTTAGCTGTAGAATCACCTTCCGGAGGATA GGTGCTGGTCTGGCAAATCTCGGCAATACTTGTTTTCTTAATTCGGTTCTTCAGTGCCTTACATATACTGAACCTTTTGCAGCTTATTTGCAAAGTGGAAAGCATAAATCTTCTT GTCATACTGCTGGATTTTGTGCAATGTGTGCCCTTCAGAATCATGTCATTACTGCTTTACAGTCAAGTGGAAAGATAGTTTCACCTTCACATCTTGTTAAGAACTTACGTT GTGTGTCACGCAGTTTCCAAAATTCAAGACAAGAAGATGCTCATGAGTATATGGTTAACTTGCTAGAATCAATGCATAAATGCTGTTTACCATCTGGAGTACCAAGTGAGTCCCCCAGTGCCTATGAAAAAAGCTTGGTACACAAGATATTTGGTGGTCGATTGCAGAGTCAG GTTAAATGCATGCGGTGTAACTACTCTTCTAATAAGTTTGATCCCTTCTTAGACTTGAGTCTTGAAATAGTGAAGGCTGACTCTTTGCTTAAGGCACTTGCCCATTACACCAAGGTGGAGCAATTAGATGGAGGTCAGAAGCAATACCAGTGCCAAAACTGCAAGGAGAAAGTCAAGGCCCTCAAGCAACTTACCATTTACAAGGCTCCCCATGTTCTTACCATTCATCTCAAGCGTTTTTATTCTCATGATCCTGGTCAAAAGATTGACAAAAAAGTGGAATTTGAACCAAGTTTGGATTTAAAACCTTTTGTCAGCGATCAACAG GGTGGAAATCTAAAATATACACTTTATGGTGTATTAGTACATGCAGGGTGGAGTACCCGCTCTGGACACTATTATTGTTATGTTCGTACCTCAAGTGGCTTGTGGCATTCTCTAGATGATAATCAG GTACACCAGGTAAGTGAGAAGACTGTTTTGGCACAGAAAGcatatatgttattttatgtacGGAACAGAAGTTCTATACCCAAAGGATTTGAAAATTTGTTCTGCAAAGACAGGGCTAATCAAAATGGAAAGAAATTGATTCCCCAGTCATCCTTGGTTTTGAACGGTGTTGTTCAAAATGGTTTGACAGAAAAATGCCATAGTCCTATGGAACCCACCTCTTCCCAATTGCAAATTTCAAGTGCTGTTGCTCATTCTGCTTCGGCTATGAATGTTTCATCAAATGAACTTTCAACACAAATGCTGTCTcccttgctgaatggtggcacttctaaaaataaaattcctgaACTACAAAATAATAACCAGGTACTTGGAGTGAAACTTTCCACTTTGAAAGACGGAAGCTCCATTAAGAAAGGATTGCAGCAAACATCTGCACCATTTTCTAAAAGTCCAGTGAAGCTTCCTGTTGAAAAGGTTTTGAAGGAGGTGGATGAAGTTTCGGTGGCAGAGAAGGGTCTGTTCCAAGTTGCTGTTGAAAATAGCTTCTCTGATCTACCCCAGAATGTCGATGGTGAAGATGAAAGATCTCATGCTTCTTGTCGTCCACTCCAATGTGCGCATCAAAATGGGCACTCATCTAATCTGCAATCTGAAGAAGACAATGCTAAACAGGAAAATCTTGCTCCTTCAGTAAAAATGTTGAAGAAACTGCATAATCCCATGAAACTGAGGAGGCTTGCTAAATATGCCCAGAAGGGCCTGCCATTTGGTCGTTCATTTCTTGCTTCTTTAAACTTGTCAGTGATCCAAAGatccaagaaaaacaaaaaattcCATTTACGATTAAAAGATTCACAGAAACATGAGTGTGTCCGTCAAAAAGACCAGGCTTTGCCCACATCTGGGGCTGTTAATAATGTTTCTGCAGGTAAGGGTTCTTCATCAAAACATTCTCGAtctgaaatgatcaaaggaagtaTTGACCAAGCTATGAAGATCAGGAACTACTGCAATGAATCATTTGATCATGCAGACAAAAAGGAAGAGGTAACTGAAAAGGATGAGACTCTTTCCCCTGAGTTGCCAATATCTAGCTCAAATTCCACCATAAAATCACTTAATTCAAGGCTCACTGTTGAAAATGAAGAGGTGAATGGGAAAGATGTGATTTTTGCCCCTCAGTTGCCAATAATTAGCTCAAATCCTACCGAAAAATCAGTTAACTCGAGAGTCACCTTTGCTGGTGACCAAGTAAGATTGCAGAAAGATTTTAGGAATATGCTTATGATGGGTTTGGAGATTTCTG TTCCTAGATGGGATGATGCTAAATTGCATAAATTAAGCCAGAATGGTTTAGAAAGTTCTAGAAGTACCAGTATTGGCTATGTATTAGATGAATG GAATGAGGAATATGACCGTGGTAAACGAAAGAAGTTAAGAAAATCCCTACAGTCTTTCGACGGGCCGAACCTATTCCAACAGACTGCCAACCAAAAAGCGCGACAGAATTTCAAGGCAAAATTTGAGACCGAGCAATCAGCGAACCAACCCTTCAGGATATGTTGA
- the LOC122036914 gene encoding DNA polymerase I A, chloroplastic-like isoform X1, which produces MVIGVSTHVGVRGRFSPSPSYLWLSSCLHHGASGSRPILPIRPVACCTGTTQEMNERISKDWWLSETDKLRLKKKHNKLLTNIRGGGCTDLLPQYVDSKIRKEVVELGNVENGRVHILTNHRQDIIHQVPTHTVRHNSPSMNESAVDNKHQQSLIPESRFPFQNPQLERPILNLQLRQYDRVAKVVNNVSGGTVHSEKCFINDQHIKTSTTGRPAKDLQKVAHQEKITDLHDKVIIVDNVSTAKEVAVRHNSPSMNESVVDNKHQQSLIPESRSTFQNSHPEKPILNLQLPQYDHVAEVVNDVSSETVHSEKCFINGQHITTSTTGPPAKDLQKVVHQGKTTDVYDKVIIVDNVSTAKEVARLLITEYKNFIHACDTEVANIDVKSDTPVGHGDVICFSIYSGPLADFGNGKSCVWVDVLDGGVEVLMEFAPFFQDPSIKKVWHNYSFDSHIIGNNGIKLAGFHADTMHLARLFDSSRTIDGGYSLEALTSDPKIMSQGNSDDDVELISGKMSMKSIFGKKKLKKDGTEGKIITLPPVEVLQREERKSWIRYSALDAMNTLKLFNRLKEKLMHVPWFYKGSLQGTMYNFYENCWRPFGVLLVKMESEGILVDKVHLSKIEKLAVGDKQIVADKFRRWASKYCEDAKYMNVGSDTQIRQLLFDDTSRRGRNDMNFESKPESKSFKVPNTEKIVEEGKKTPLKYRTIHLHKICEGLQTDMYTASGFPSVSADALKVFAGNIPSNQIFRIDNACKDEYATEEGIMDDHNLSDTGTDYEDCSYGTAFEAFGGGNKGREACEAIAALCETSAIDSLITNFIIPLQENHISCVHGRIHCSLNINTETGRLSARRPNLQNQPALEKDRYKIRQAFIAEPGKSLIVADYGQLELRILAHLADCKSMLEAFKAGGDFHSRTAMNMYAHVREAVKNKRVLLEWDRQPGEDKPPVPLLKDAFASERRKAKMLNFSIAYGKTPVGLSRDWKVSLKEAKETLDLWYKERKEVMKWQDRQKKEVWETGCVKTLLGRSRHFTSMINSKSQRGHIERAAINTPVQGSAADVAMCAMLEIDRNVHLKELGWKLLLQVHDEVMLEGPAESAELAKSIVVECMSKPFWGENILKVDLAVDAKCAQSWYAAK; this is translated from the exons ATGGTGATAGGGGTTTCCACCCACGTAGGCGTTCGGGGGcgcttctctccctctccctcctaTCTCTGGTTATCCTCTTGCCTCCATCACGGCGCTTCTGGATCGCGGCCGATCTTGCCCATCCGTCCCGTCGCGTGCTGCActgg AACTACGCAAGAAATGAATGAAAGAATTTCCAAGGACTGGTGGCTTTCAGAAACGGACAAACTAAGGTTGAAGAAAAAACATAACAAATTGTTGACAAATATTAGAGGAGGGGGTTGCACTGATTTATTACCCCAATATGTTGATTCTAAAATTAGAAAGGAAGTTGTTGAATTAGGAAATGTTGAAAATGGAAGAGTTCACATTCTTACTAATCATCGTCAAGACATAATTCACCAAGTTCCTACTCATACTGTAAGACATAATTCACCAAGTATGAATGAGAGTGCCGTTGATAATAAACACCAACAATCATTGATACCAGAAAGCAGGTTCCCATTCCAGAACCCTCAACTGGAGAGACCCATATTGAATCTCCAACTGCGTCAGTATGATCGTGTTGCAAAAGTTGTTAATAATGTTTCTGGTGGCACCGTGCACTCTGAAAAATGTTTTATCAATGACCAACATATCAAGACATCTACGACAGGACGACCTGCCAAGGATTTGCAAAAGGTGGCACACCAGGAAAAAATTACTGATCTGCATGACAAAGTAATTATTGTTGATAATGTCTCAACAGCTAAAGAAGTAGCTGTAAGACATAATTCACCAAGTATGAATGAGAGTGTCGTTGATAATAAACACCAACAATCATTGATACCAGAAAGCAGGTCCACATTCCAGAACTCTCATCCGGAGAAACCCATATTGAATCTCCAACTGCCTCAGTATGATCATGTTGCAGAAGTTGTAAATGATGTTTCTAGTGAAACAGTGCACTCTGAAAAATGTTTTATCAATGGCCAACATATCACGACATCTACAACAGGACCACCTGCCAAGGATTTGCAAAAGGTGGTACACCAGGGAAAAACTACTGATGTGTATGACAAAGTAATTATTGTTGATAATGTCTCAACAGCTAAAGAAGTAGCTCGGCTACTTATTACAGAGTACAAAAATTTCATTCATGCATGTGATACTGAG GTAGCCAATATTGATGTGAAGTCCGACACACCAGTTGGACATGGGGATGTTATATGCTTCAGTATCTACTCTGGTCCACTGGCAGACTTTGGAAATGGAAAGTCTTGTGTTTGGGTTGATGTTCTTGATGGTGGAGTGGAAGTGTTAATGGAGTTTGCTCCATTTTTTCAAGATCCTTCTATCAAGAAG GTTTGGCATAATTATAGCTTTGATAGTCATATAATAGGAAACAATGGGATCAAGCTTGCTGGGTTCCATGCGGATACCATGCATCTTGCACGACTTTTTGATTCTTCTAGGACAATCGATGGGGGTTATTCACTTGAAGCACTTACAAGTGACCCAAAGATCATGTCTCAAGGAAACTCAGATGATGATGTTGAATTAATCAGTGGAAAGATGTCAATGAAATCCATCTTTGGtaagaaaaaattaaagaaagatgGAACTGAAGGAAAaattatcacacttcctcctgtTGAagttctacaaagagaagaacgAAAATCGTGGATCAGATATTCTGCTTTAGATGCAATGAATACATTAAAACTTTTTAATCGCTTGAAAGAAAAACTTATGCATGTACCATGGTTTTATAAAGGCAGTTTACAAGGAACAATGTATAACTTCTATGAAAACTGCTGGCGCCCTTTTGGTGTTCTATTAGTAAAGATGGAATCTGAAGGAATTCTGGTCGATAAAGTCCATCTATCAAAGATTGAAAAGCTCGCTGTTGGTGATAAGCAAATAGTTGCAGATAAATTCAGACGGTGGGCATCCAAGTACTGTGAGGATGCCAAGTATATGAATGTGGGAAGTGATACTCAAATAAGGCAGCTGCTATTTGATGACACATCGAGGAg AGGTCGAAATGATATGAATTTTGAGTCAAAGCCAGAGTCAAAGTCATTTAAGGTTCCTAATACTGAGAAAATTGTTGAAGAAGGGAAGAAGACTCCTCTCAAGTATCGTACAATTCATCTACATAAGATTTGTGAAGGTTTGCAAACTGATATGTATACAGCCAGTGGGTTTCCGTCTGTAAGTGCTGATGCTCTAAAAGTATTTGCTGGAAACATCCCCAGCAATCAGATTTTTCGGATCGATAATGCATGTAAAGATGAGTATGCCACTGAAGAAGGGATAATGGACGACCACAATCTGTCAGATACAGGGACAGATTATGAAGACTGCTCTTATGGTACTGCATTTGAGGCATTTGGAGGAGGCAATAAAGGAAGGGAGGCCTGTGAAGCTATTGCTGCTCTTTGTGAAACTTCTGCCATTGATTCACTGATAACAAATTTCATTATTCCCTTGCAG GAAAATCATATATCCTGTGTCCATGGGAGAATTCATTGTTCTCTGAACATCAACACTGAAACTGGGCGCTTATCAGCTAGGAGACCAAACTTGCAG AATCAACCTGCACTGGAGAAGGATAGGTACAAAATTCGGCAGGCTTTTATTGCTGAACCAGGAAAATCTCTTATAGTTGCTGATTATGGGCAG ctGGAGCTTAGGATCTTAGCACATCTTGCGGACTGCAAAAGCATGTTGGAGGCCTTTAAAGCTGGTGGAGATTTCCATTCTAGAACAGCTATGAATATGTATGCGCATGTGCGTGAGGCTGTCAAAAATAAGAGAGTTCTTCTTGAGTGGGATCGTCAACCTGGAGAAGACAAGCCTCCAGTTCCTTTATTGAAA GATGCTTTTGCTTCCGAGAGAAGGAAGGCTAAGATGCTTAATTTTTCTATTGCATATGGAAAAACTCCAGTAGGCCTTTCTCGTGATTGGAAG GTTTCTTTGAAGGAAGCCAAAGAAACCCTCGATCTTTGgtacaaggaaagaaaagaagTAATGAAGTGGCAGGATAGACAGAAAAAGGAGGTCTGGGAAACTGGTTGTGTGAAGACATTGCTTGGACGCTCAAGACATTTTACTTCAATGATAAATTCCAAAAGTCAGAGGGGTCACATTGAACGAGCTGCAATAAATACACCAGTCCAG GGAAGTGCAGCAGATGTCGCCATGTGTGCTATGCTCGAAATAGATAGAAATGTTCATCTGAAGGAGCTTGGATGGAAACTTCTGTTGCAG GTGCACGATGAAGTTATGTTAGAAGGACCTGCAGAGTCCGCAGAGCTTGCAAAGTCCATAGTCGTGGAGTGCATGTCCAAACCCTTCTGGGGCGAAAACATCCTTAAGGTCGACCTTGCTGTCGATGCAAAATGTGCCCAGAGCTGGTATGCTGCTAAGTAG
- the LOC122036914 gene encoding DNA polymerase I A, chloroplastic-like isoform X2 has translation MVIGVSTHVGVRGRFSPSPSYLWLSSCLHHGASGSRPILPIRPVACCTGTTQEMNERISKDWWLSETDKLRLKKKHNKLLTNIRGGGCTDLLPQYVDSKIRKEVVELGNVENGRVHILTNHRQDIIHQVPTHTVRHNSPSMNESAVDNKHQQSLIPESRFPFQNPQLERPILNLQLRQYDRVAKVVNNVSGGTVHSEKCFINDQHIKTSTTGRPAKDLQKVAHQEKITDLHDKVIIVDNVSTAKEVAVRHNSPSMNESVVDNKHQQSLIPESRSTFQNSHPEKPILNLQLPQYDHVAEVVNDVSSETVHSEKCFINGQHITTSTTGPPAKDLQKVVHQGKTTDVYDKVIIVDNVSTAKEVARLLITEYKNFIHACDTEVANIDVKSDTPVGHGDVICFSIYSGPLADFGNGKSCVWVDVLDGGVEVLMEFAPFFQDPSIKKVWHNYSFDSHIIGNNGIKLAGFHADTMHLARLFDSSRTIDGGYSLEALTSDPKIMSQGNSDDDVELISGKMSMKSIFGKKKLKKDGTEGKIITLPPVEVLQREERKSWIRYSALDAMNTLKLFNRLKEKLMHVPWFYKGSLQGTMYNFYENCWRPFGVLLVKMESEGILVDKVHLSKIEKLAVGDKQIVADKFRRWASKYCEDAKYMNVGSDTQIRQLLFDDTSRRGRNDMNFESKPESKSFKVPNTEKIVEEGKKTPLKYRTIHLHKICEGLQTDMYTASGFPSVSADALKVFAGNIPSNQIFRIDNACKDEYATEEGIMDDHNLSDTGTDYEDCSYGTAFEAFGGGNKGREACEAIAALCETSAIDSLITNFIIPLQENHISCVHGRIHCSLNINTETGRLSARRPNLQNQPALEKDRYKIRQAFIAEPGKSLIVADYGQLELRILAHLADCKSMLEAFKAGGDFHSRTAMNMYAHVREAVKNKRVLLEWDRQPGEDKPPVPLLKDAFASERRKAKMLNFSIAYGKTPVGLSRDWKVSLKEAKETLDLWYKERKEVMKWQDRQKKEVWETGCVKTLLGRSRHFTSMINSKSQRGHIERAAINTPVQGSAADVAMCAMLEIDRNVHLKELGWKLLLQLDSCQHQFRYEYKRLAWFTKLLSIRVPEKGMQANAAIVCFAKGCF, from the exons ATGGTGATAGGGGTTTCCACCCACGTAGGCGTTCGGGGGcgcttctctccctctccctcctaTCTCTGGTTATCCTCTTGCCTCCATCACGGCGCTTCTGGATCGCGGCCGATCTTGCCCATCCGTCCCGTCGCGTGCTGCActgg AACTACGCAAGAAATGAATGAAAGAATTTCCAAGGACTGGTGGCTTTCAGAAACGGACAAACTAAGGTTGAAGAAAAAACATAACAAATTGTTGACAAATATTAGAGGAGGGGGTTGCACTGATTTATTACCCCAATATGTTGATTCTAAAATTAGAAAGGAAGTTGTTGAATTAGGAAATGTTGAAAATGGAAGAGTTCACATTCTTACTAATCATCGTCAAGACATAATTCACCAAGTTCCTACTCATACTGTAAGACATAATTCACCAAGTATGAATGAGAGTGCCGTTGATAATAAACACCAACAATCATTGATACCAGAAAGCAGGTTCCCATTCCAGAACCCTCAACTGGAGAGACCCATATTGAATCTCCAACTGCGTCAGTATGATCGTGTTGCAAAAGTTGTTAATAATGTTTCTGGTGGCACCGTGCACTCTGAAAAATGTTTTATCAATGACCAACATATCAAGACATCTACGACAGGACGACCTGCCAAGGATTTGCAAAAGGTGGCACACCAGGAAAAAATTACTGATCTGCATGACAAAGTAATTATTGTTGATAATGTCTCAACAGCTAAAGAAGTAGCTGTAAGACATAATTCACCAAGTATGAATGAGAGTGTCGTTGATAATAAACACCAACAATCATTGATACCAGAAAGCAGGTCCACATTCCAGAACTCTCATCCGGAGAAACCCATATTGAATCTCCAACTGCCTCAGTATGATCATGTTGCAGAAGTTGTAAATGATGTTTCTAGTGAAACAGTGCACTCTGAAAAATGTTTTATCAATGGCCAACATATCACGACATCTACAACAGGACCACCTGCCAAGGATTTGCAAAAGGTGGTACACCAGGGAAAAACTACTGATGTGTATGACAAAGTAATTATTGTTGATAATGTCTCAACAGCTAAAGAAGTAGCTCGGCTACTTATTACAGAGTACAAAAATTTCATTCATGCATGTGATACTGAG GTAGCCAATATTGATGTGAAGTCCGACACACCAGTTGGACATGGGGATGTTATATGCTTCAGTATCTACTCTGGTCCACTGGCAGACTTTGGAAATGGAAAGTCTTGTGTTTGGGTTGATGTTCTTGATGGTGGAGTGGAAGTGTTAATGGAGTTTGCTCCATTTTTTCAAGATCCTTCTATCAAGAAG GTTTGGCATAATTATAGCTTTGATAGTCATATAATAGGAAACAATGGGATCAAGCTTGCTGGGTTCCATGCGGATACCATGCATCTTGCACGACTTTTTGATTCTTCTAGGACAATCGATGGGGGTTATTCACTTGAAGCACTTACAAGTGACCCAAAGATCATGTCTCAAGGAAACTCAGATGATGATGTTGAATTAATCAGTGGAAAGATGTCAATGAAATCCATCTTTGGtaagaaaaaattaaagaaagatgGAACTGAAGGAAAaattatcacacttcctcctgtTGAagttctacaaagagaagaacgAAAATCGTGGATCAGATATTCTGCTTTAGATGCAATGAATACATTAAAACTTTTTAATCGCTTGAAAGAAAAACTTATGCATGTACCATGGTTTTATAAAGGCAGTTTACAAGGAACAATGTATAACTTCTATGAAAACTGCTGGCGCCCTTTTGGTGTTCTATTAGTAAAGATGGAATCTGAAGGAATTCTGGTCGATAAAGTCCATCTATCAAAGATTGAAAAGCTCGCTGTTGGTGATAAGCAAATAGTTGCAGATAAATTCAGACGGTGGGCATCCAAGTACTGTGAGGATGCCAAGTATATGAATGTGGGAAGTGATACTCAAATAAGGCAGCTGCTATTTGATGACACATCGAGGAg AGGTCGAAATGATATGAATTTTGAGTCAAAGCCAGAGTCAAAGTCATTTAAGGTTCCTAATACTGAGAAAATTGTTGAAGAAGGGAAGAAGACTCCTCTCAAGTATCGTACAATTCATCTACATAAGATTTGTGAAGGTTTGCAAACTGATATGTATACAGCCAGTGGGTTTCCGTCTGTAAGTGCTGATGCTCTAAAAGTATTTGCTGGAAACATCCCCAGCAATCAGATTTTTCGGATCGATAATGCATGTAAAGATGAGTATGCCACTGAAGAAGGGATAATGGACGACCACAATCTGTCAGATACAGGGACAGATTATGAAGACTGCTCTTATGGTACTGCATTTGAGGCATTTGGAGGAGGCAATAAAGGAAGGGAGGCCTGTGAAGCTATTGCTGCTCTTTGTGAAACTTCTGCCATTGATTCACTGATAACAAATTTCATTATTCCCTTGCAG GAAAATCATATATCCTGTGTCCATGGGAGAATTCATTGTTCTCTGAACATCAACACTGAAACTGGGCGCTTATCAGCTAGGAGACCAAACTTGCAG AATCAACCTGCACTGGAGAAGGATAGGTACAAAATTCGGCAGGCTTTTATTGCTGAACCAGGAAAATCTCTTATAGTTGCTGATTATGGGCAG ctGGAGCTTAGGATCTTAGCACATCTTGCGGACTGCAAAAGCATGTTGGAGGCCTTTAAAGCTGGTGGAGATTTCCATTCTAGAACAGCTATGAATATGTATGCGCATGTGCGTGAGGCTGTCAAAAATAAGAGAGTTCTTCTTGAGTGGGATCGTCAACCTGGAGAAGACAAGCCTCCAGTTCCTTTATTGAAA GATGCTTTTGCTTCCGAGAGAAGGAAGGCTAAGATGCTTAATTTTTCTATTGCATATGGAAAAACTCCAGTAGGCCTTTCTCGTGATTGGAAG GTTTCTTTGAAGGAAGCCAAAGAAACCCTCGATCTTTGgtacaaggaaagaaaagaagTAATGAAGTGGCAGGATAGACAGAAAAAGGAGGTCTGGGAAACTGGTTGTGTGAAGACATTGCTTGGACGCTCAAGACATTTTACTTCAATGATAAATTCCAAAAGTCAGAGGGGTCACATTGAACGAGCTGCAATAAATACACCAGTCCAG GGAAGTGCAGCAGATGTCGCCATGTGTGCTATGCTCGAAATAGATAGAAATGTTCATCTGAAGGAGCTTGGATGGAAACTTCTGTTGCAG CTAGACAGCTGTCAACATCAATTCAGATATGAGTATAAAAGATTAGCTTGGTTCACGAAGCTCCTGTCAATACGGGTCCCGGAGAAGGGTATGCAGGCTAATGCAGCCATAGTCTGCTTTGCAAAAGGCTGTTTCTGA